The following DNA comes from Paenibacillus crassostreae.
TAGTTATCCATGCGAAGTTTGTGGCACTGCCTTTATTCAAGAAGGTAATATGTGTAACTCTTGTAGAACGCGTCTGACGAAGGAATTAAGTAATTCTGTAAAGAATGAGCAGGCAAGAGAAGACAGAGACAATCATAAGGCTGCTTATAGTGCGCTCGATAAATACAAAAAGTAGGAAAAAATAGTGAATTACGTTATGAGCTATTAAATAAGTATCAATGACGACCGATAAACTTAGTAAAGGGTATCGGTTTTTATTAATTTCAACGATTACAAGGATGAACCTTAATAATAAGAATAGGAAGGTGAACGTTATGAAAATTAACGAGACCGGACGAGTGGGAGCCATAAATTCTTATCAGCGCAATATAGAAGCAGGTAGACAGAATGAAGATAAGAAGAGCCGTCGTAAAGATGAAGTAACCATCTCAGCCGAAGCGATGGAAATGCTGCAGGCTACAGAACGTAGTTCGAATTCAGAACGTGCTGGACAAATACAGGATTTGAAGCAACAAGTGACATCGGGTACGTACCAAGTAGATAGCAGCAAGCTTGCTGAGAAGTTACTGCCGTATTTCAAACAAAATTCCGAGAATTAGGTGAATACGATGGCAATAGAACGAATCATTAATGTGTTGAAGGAATTAGATCTCGAGCATCAAAAGTTGATCGAAAGCGGAGAACACAAGAAAAAGGCTATTATTGCTAATGAGATCGATCGCATCATCTCTTTAGTTAACCAGGAATCTAAGATCGTCAAGCAGATAGAGGTTCTTGAGGAAGAACGTTCAACTTCGATAAATCTCTTTTTAAAAGAGAAGGGGATTAAATCAAATTTGAAACTGAATTTAAAAGAACTTTCTAGGCTTGTATTTGAACCAGAAGATAAAAGCCGACTTCATAAGGTTCACTTGCACTTGAACGAGACTTTAAATAAATTAAAAGAACTTAATGATATCAATCAACAACTAATTCAGCAGGCCATATCTTATATAGATTTTTCAATAGAGACATTAAAAGTCTATCCAGAACAAGAAGCATTCTATCAGCATCCGTCTGACAAAAATCATGGATTAAGCAGTCCTGGCGTTTTTGATTCGCGTGCATAATTGAGGAGGAACACATGACATCAACTTTTCATTCAATTGAAACTTCAAAGCGGAGCTTGTTCACCCAAACGGCAGCCTTGAGCACAACAGGCCATAATATAGCAAACGCTAATACAGCAGGGTACTCTCGTCAAGTCGTAAAAATGACGGAATCCATACCTATGGCGCCTTTTGCCTTTTTGCGATCGACAGCTCCGGGTCAATTGGGAACAGGATCTGAGTTCGTATCCATCGAGCGTGTACGTGTATCGTTCTTAGATGATCAATTTCGCAACGAAAGTTCGTCACAGGGGGCATGGGACGTTAAGTTTTCTACATTGGAGAAATTAGAAGCAACACTTAACGAGCCTTCAGATAGTGGTTTAGCTAAGGTTATCAATAATTTCTGGGATGCTTGGTCTGACTTCAGTCAAGACCCACAGGATATCACCAATCGTAAGATTGTAAAGGAAACAACATTGGCCCTTACAGATGCACTTAATCAGATGAGTACTCAGATGAGTGAATTAACGACTGACTTGACGAGTAATTTAGCATTGCAGACTTCAAGTATTAATTCACTGTTAAGTCAAGTGGGTGGCTTGAATGCTAATATTGCGAAAATCGAGGGTCTAGGAGACAATGCTAACGATCTTCGAGATCAACGTGATTATGCTATTGATCAATTATCTAAGCTAGCCAATGTTCAAGTGACACCGTTAGAGAATGGCTACCAAGTCACACTAGCAGGACAAGTTGTAGTTACTGGAGATACGGTAACGGAGATAACACCGGAAACCCTACAAGCGGGTTATGCGGGAGGCACGTTAACGAGTGGAGAGACTTATGGAACGATATACTCCAGAGATGTATACGTAGCGGATTATCAGAATCAGTTGAATCAATTAGTTAATTCATTAGCTAATGGGGATGTTGAGATTACAATTCCAGCGGGATCTATTGTACCCGAAGGGACTATATTAAATGGAATCACTTATAGTAATGCGAACAACAATAGAAAAGTTGCTAGTGACCTAACAGTTACGGTACAAGGTATTAATGGATTGCATAAGCTCGGCTATACTTTGGCAGGAGATTCGCCAGTAGCAGGTGGGGATTTTTTTGTTTCGAAAGATGGTTCAGCTCTTACAGCGGGTAATGTTACATTAAGCCAGCTTATACAGGACGATCCTAACAATATCGCTTCATCTATTCGTACAGATGGTACAGGCACAGATGAAAAGGTCGTTGCCGGTAATAATTCCTTGGCTCTTCTGATGTCGGGACTAAAGAATGGTAAATTTGATTTCGGAACGGCATTCTCCAAACCAGCTACGATTGATGATTACTTTACTTCCATCGTTGGACAGATTGGGGTCGAAAGTAAAGAAGTGGGAAGACAAGTGCAGAATGCTCAATTACTTACAGATCAAGTAGATGCAAGTCGTCAATCTATTAGCGGTGTATCTTTAGATGAGGAAATGAGTAATATGATTAAATTTCAACATGCTTATAGTGCAGCTTCGAGATTCATGACGACTATGGATGAGTTGTTAAATAAATTGATTAATAGTACCGGAGTTGTGGGTCGGTAATTAATAGGGAGGTTGAATGATGTCTATACGTGTTACTTCTGGCATGATGAATTCACAGTTGTTGAATAATCTAAATCGCAACAATTATAATATGAGTAAGTTACAGGAACAAGCATCTACGGGTCGTAAAATAAATAACCCTTCAGATGATCCAGTGGGTGTAACGTACGCACTGCGGTATAGATCTGATCTAGCATCCAATGAACAGTATCAGACGAGTGTCGATTCTGCAATTGGTTGGTTGGATACAACGGATACGATTATGTCACAAGCTGGTGATGTTATGAAACGTGTCAAGGAACTGACTGTCCAAGGTGCGTCAGGTACAGTTCCGCAATCTGGATTAGATGCTATTAATCAAGAAATTAAAGAATTGAAAGGGTACCTAGTTGATATCGGTAATACACAAATAAGGGGGAAATACATATTTAATGGTCAGAAATATGACCAAGCTCCTTATCAGCTTTCCGATACAGTAACTAGTTATGATAAAATTAATGCAGATACAGCTGCTGTTGAATACTCAATTGGTGACGGAGTTAATTTCCGTATGAACACCTCTGGAAGTGACTTTTTTGGAACAAGTGAAGATACGGATAACGTCTTTAAGGTGCTAGATGACCTCTCAGCAGCGTTAGCTAGCGGCGATACTGCTAGTGTTAGTGCTCAGTTGACGAATATTGAATCTAGAACAACGAAAATGCTTTCTTCTCAGACAGAAGTTGGAGCGCGGACGAATAGAGCAGAATTAGTACAGAGTCGGTTAACAGATAATAATTTGAACTTAACGACGTTACAATCAAAAGTTGAAGATGCTGACATTGCAAGTGTGCTGATTCAAGCTACATCGGCCCAGACTATATATGAAGCGGCGCTGAAATCATCGGCATCGATGATGTCCACAAGTCTAATGGATTACATGAGGTAATAAATTGCAGTAATTTGGGAACAAAAGAGCTATGGGTGGTTATTATCCATAGCTCTTTTGTTTCATAACTATGGAGGATTAGAATATGGAGAAATATATAAATGTAGATAAGCATCATATGCAACAAGATTTAAAGATAGTTACTTTTCCTAAAGGCCTGCCTGGATTTGAATTATTGAAGGAGTTTACAGTTCAACAATATGATGAACTATTTAGTGTCTTAATTTCTGTTGACAATCCATCGGTTGCATTTATCGTTGTAAATCCGTTTGATTTCTACCCCAATTATGAATTTGACGTGTCAGATGATCTTCTTGAAGAGATTGAGATTACAAGCCGCGAACAAGTGAATATCAGATGTATTGTGACATGGCATAGTAACCGCAATAAAGTGACATTGAATTTACTAGCACCGATTATTATTAATTCCGAGAAACATAGCGGTAAACAAGTTGTGTTACAGAATGTGTCGTACACTACAAGACAATTATTATGGTCTAATGGCATAGAAGATTCTGAAGGCGGTGAGGATTAATGCTGGTTCTATCACGAAAAAAAGGAGAAAGTATCGTTATTCAGAATGATATTGAAATTACCGTTCTTTCTGTTGAAGCGGATACTGTAAAATTAGGGATTTCGGCACCTAAAACAATCGATATTTATCGTAAGGAAATCTTTGAAGCGATCCAGCAAAATAATCTAGGGGCTGCAATAGATGTGAATCAACTCCAGAAGCTCATGGATAATTTATCTGATTAAAAAGGATATCTGTAGGAATGAAAAAAGTTTTTAATAATTCTTAAATAGCTATAAACAATTAGTCATGCACCGTCGATATATATATTAAGGCGACAATCTTCAGGGCGGCCGACCTGTGAAGACGCTAATACCACATGGATGTGGGAACAAACCATTTCAGGGAGGAAATATATAATGATTATTAATCACAACGTACCAGCTTTGAACACACACCGTAACATGGGTCTTAACACTTCTGCAACAAGCAAGAACATGGAGAAATTGTCTTCCGGTCTACGTATTAACCGTGCAGCTGACGATGCTGCTGGTCTATCGATCTCCGAATCCATGCGCGGTCAAATCCGTGGTCTTGAGCAAGCTCAACGTAATACTCAAGATGGTATCTCATTCGTACAAACAGCTGAAGGTTCAATGAACGAAGTATCTTCTATGTTGACTCGTATGAAAGAATTGAATGTACAGAAGACAAGTGGAACTTATAGCTCCAATGACAAGACTAACATCAATGCAGAGCTTTCTGAGCTAGGTGCTCAAATTGATAATATCATGACTCAAACTACATTCAATGGTATCAGTATTACTAAAGGTGCTACGATCACAGTTAATGATAAAGCTACTGGATCTATTTCAATCGGTAGTATTTCGACTACTAATTTTAGTACATTGGGATCATCAAGTTCATTGAGTAAAATTGAAACGGCAATCAATAGCGTATCGACAGAACGCGCTAAACTTGGTGCTGTACAAAACCGTTTGGAATACACTTCAAACAACTTAGGTACAGTAGTAGAGAACTTAACAGCTGCTGAATCACGTATTCGTGATACTGATATGGCTAAGGAAATGGTTGCTCTTTCTAAGAACAACATCTTGTTGCAAGCATCTCAATCGATGTTGGCACAAGCAAATTCAGCTCCACAAGGTATTCTATCTGTACTTCGTTAATATTCGTTTTCTTTTTCAAAGAGACCTTGAAATTCAAGGTCTCTTTTCTTTTATTTATTCTTCATAAATCGTCATCATTTTCCGATATATATAGTAACTAACCCGAGACGAACAAGATGATTACCCAAATACATATAAGGAGGAGCAATCTATGGATAATAGAATAATGTCAGGGAATCCCATTGTGATGGGAAATAGAAATGTCTCATCAACTAAGAGTAGTAATGAAGATGTCGTAGTTTCTCCAGTAGCAAGTAGTAGTGAGCCAGCAAAGGTAAGTGTCAGCCTATCAGGTGAAAATGAAAAGCAGATCGTTCAGCAATTAGAGAAGGTTATAGAGGCTGTACAGGGCCCAGAGAAATCATTTGAGATCTCCGTTCACAAGGATACAAATGCAATTATGGTTAAAGTATTCAATAAGCAAACGGGTGATCTAATTCGTGAGATCCCATCGGAGAAGATTCTAGATGTTGCAGCAAACATGATGAAATTAAACGGGCTTATTGTTGATGATAAAGTATAACAAGGAGGAATTGAAATGGTAGTAAGAATTAGTGGACTAGCATCAGGCATGGATGTTGATGCAATGGTTAAAACTTTAATGACAGCGGCGAAGTATCCGTTGAATAATTTGAATCAGCAGAAGCAGATAACGGAATGGAAACGCGAGGGATACCGTCAAGTAAGTACCACATTAGTTAGTCTGAATGAGAAGTTGTCAACATTCAATCTCAGTAGTTCAATTAATGCGAAGAAGGCTACAGTTACCGGTGCTTCTAATATAACTGCAACAACGACAGGAGCGGCTACGAACTCGGTTTTGAATGTAAGTGTGGGTAGTTTAGCATCTGCGTCGTCTGTTGTATCAACTACAGCTTCAGCTAAACCTGGTGCAACTAAGATTTCTGAACTTTACTCTGGGACGGAAACTAATATTAAGATAGGCAACGGCACAATTGAATTCAAATCAGATGAAACAATTGATTCTCTGGTTAGTAAAATTAACAATGATAAGACGACAGGTGTTACTGCTGTATATGACCAGACATCTGGTCAAATGTCCTTAACTAGTAGTACGACTGGCGATTCTGGGATTACAGTTTCAGGAGGACTTCTAACTAGTATTGGAATAACGACGGCTGCTGTGAAAAATGGAAGCGACGCAAAAGTAACCATTAACGGGATAGTAACAACACAATCCTCAAACACTTTCACTGTCAATGGAGTCACAATTTCAATAAATGGTGCTACTCCCGCTGGTCAGACATCGCAAATCCAAGTGTCTCAGGATACAGACAAGATGTTTGATACGATTAAATCCTTTGT
Coding sequences within:
- the flgM gene encoding flagellar biosynthesis anti-sigma factor FlgM, yielding MKINETGRVGAINSYQRNIEAGRQNEDKKSRRKDEVTISAEAMEMLQATERSSNSERAGQIQDLKQQVTSGTYQVDSSKLAEKLLPYFKQNSEN
- a CDS encoding flagellin, with product MIINHNVPALNTHRNMGLNTSATSKNMEKLSSGLRINRAADDAAGLSISESMRGQIRGLEQAQRNTQDGISFVQTAEGSMNEVSSMLTRMKELNVQKTSGTYSSNDKTNINAELSELGAQIDNIMTQTTFNGISITKGATITVNDKATGSISIGSISTTNFSTLGSSSSLSKIETAINSVSTERAKLGAVQNRLEYTSNNLGTVVENLTAAESRIRDTDMAKEMVALSKNNILLQASQSMLAQANSAPQGILSVLR
- the fliW gene encoding flagellar assembly protein FliW, translated to MEKYINVDKHHMQQDLKIVTFPKGLPGFELLKEFTVQQYDELFSVLISVDNPSVAFIVVNPFDFYPNYEFDVSDDLLEEIEITSREQVNIRCIVTWHSNRNKVTLNLLAPIIINSEKHSGKQVVLQNVSYTTRQLLWSNGIEDSEGGED
- the flgL gene encoding flagellar hook-associated protein FlgL; this translates as MSIRVTSGMMNSQLLNNLNRNNYNMSKLQEQASTGRKINNPSDDPVGVTYALRYRSDLASNEQYQTSVDSAIGWLDTTDTIMSQAGDVMKRVKELTVQGASGTVPQSGLDAINQEIKELKGYLVDIGNTQIRGKYIFNGQKYDQAPYQLSDTVTSYDKINADTAAVEYSIGDGVNFRMNTSGSDFFGTSEDTDNVFKVLDDLSAALASGDTASVSAQLTNIESRTTKMLSSQTEVGARTNRAELVQSRLTDNNLNLTTLQSKVEDADIASVLIQATSAQTIYEAALKSSASMMSTSLMDYMR
- a CDS encoding flagellar protein FlgN; this encodes MAIERIINVLKELDLEHQKLIESGEHKKKAIIANEIDRIISLVNQESKIVKQIEVLEEERSTSINLFLKEKGIKSNLKLNLKELSRLVFEPEDKSRLHKVHLHLNETLNKLKELNDINQQLIQQAISYIDFSIETLKVYPEQEAFYQHPSDKNHGLSSPGVFDSRA
- the csrA gene encoding carbon storage regulator CsrA, translated to MLVLSRKKGESIVIQNDIEITVLSVEADTVKLGISAPKTIDIYRKEIFEAIQQNNLGAAIDVNQLQKLMDNLSD
- a CDS encoding flagellar protein FlaG gives rise to the protein MDNRIMSGNPIVMGNRNVSSTKSSNEDVVVSPVASSSEPAKVSVSLSGENEKQIVQQLEKVIEAVQGPEKSFEISVHKDTNAIMVKVFNKQTGDLIREIPSEKILDVAANMMKLNGLIVDDKV
- the flgK gene encoding flagellar hook-associated protein FlgK, whose amino-acid sequence is MTSTFHSIETSKRSLFTQTAALSTTGHNIANANTAGYSRQVVKMTESIPMAPFAFLRSTAPGQLGTGSEFVSIERVRVSFLDDQFRNESSSQGAWDVKFSTLEKLEATLNEPSDSGLAKVINNFWDAWSDFSQDPQDITNRKIVKETTLALTDALNQMSTQMSELTTDLTSNLALQTSSINSLLSQVGGLNANIAKIEGLGDNANDLRDQRDYAIDQLSKLANVQVTPLENGYQVTLAGQVVVTGDTVTEITPETLQAGYAGGTLTSGETYGTIYSRDVYVADYQNQLNQLVNSLANGDVEITIPAGSIVPEGTILNGITYSNANNNRKVASDLTVTVQGINGLHKLGYTLAGDSPVAGGDFFVSKDGSALTAGNVTLSQLIQDDPNNIASSIRTDGTGTDEKVVAGNNSLALLMSGLKNGKFDFGTAFSKPATIDDYFTSIVGQIGVESKEVGRQVQNAQLLTDQVDASRQSISGVSLDEEMSNMIKFQHAYSAASRFMTTMDELLNKLINSTGVVGR
- the fliD gene encoding flagellar filament capping protein FliD is translated as MVVRISGLASGMDVDAMVKTLMTAAKYPLNNLNQQKQITEWKREGYRQVSTTLVSLNEKLSTFNLSSSINAKKATVTGASNITATTTGAATNSVLNVSVGSLASASSVVSTTASAKPGATKISELYSGTETNIKIGNGTIEFKSDETIDSLVSKINNDKTTGVTAVYDQTSGQMSLTSSTTGDSGITVSGGLLTSIGITTAAVKNGSDAKVTINGIVTTQSSNTFTVNGVTISINGATPAGQTSQIQVSQDTDKMFDTIKSFVDSYNATLSTLNGKTSEERYRTYTPLTTEQKADMTEDEVKLWETKAKSGMLKSDSIIDKTLSDMRADLIGNVTLPEMVLNSKGELVNKTINITQIGITTGSYSEKGKLILDETKLRAALAENPEDVYALFGQTDNSSTTKSTENDGIFNRVKKINNVALTSLYDKAGTSKYSSDLTTAFLVNSQMGDQLRNFDTRITEVNRRLTLLETRYYKQFSAMETAINKFNSTSGSLTSMLS